The Vanrija pseudolonga chromosome 1, complete sequence genomic sequence gcgtgggcgccgtcgccgcagtGTGATTAGATCTAGATCTAGACCGACCGAGGCCAGAACGCgtcgggcgtggcgtgctggtgctggttgTCTCTTTGTCGCCAACACGGGCCGAGACTAGCACGACTAGGTCGCCGGGCTCTAGTGCCTGTCTGTCTGTACTGTATGCATAGGATAGATCCGGGGGTGCGTGGTTGATGCGTGTAGGAGCGTGCGGAGCCATGCACCGGAGTCGTGCATTGCATCATGTATGGCGACGAGGAATGGCTGCcattgcagcagcaggcgccaGCAGTCGCCGTTTTGGCAGATTTCTTGATTGGGGCGGCTCAAACACGACACGACGGTGGGCGCTAAGGGACGCGGCGGGGGGGAAGACAGGGAAAGTTGAATCGTCTAGCGCGCGGACAAGGCCAGGTAGAAAGGAAGGCAAGGcactcggtgtcggcgccgcggcgggcgcggcggtgacggcgacaaCGTACGCCGAGCTGAGCATTAGGGACTTCGGAGTGAAGAGCAGGAGAATTTATATATGCATGTGTAGTCGTAGGTGCATGTGGGTGGGCAACGAAAGAACCTCACGTGGGGGTGCAAGGGGTTGTGTTGTTtggtggccgtcgtcgcgacaAGCTGGCTGCCATTCTGCTGCCTGCGGGAGTGCGCACGCGCGTCACCGTGACGGTTGCTTGCTTCCACCCACCCATACAACAATCAGTTCGACGATTTCCTTTTCCCCCATACTCTGCCGCTTTGCAACACTACATCTAGACTTTAACTTCTCCGGCTCTCACTTCTCTCTCTCGCTGCTGCACTCACGACccgcacgacgcacgcaccgcacgcacacgacacgacacgcgcTGCATACCCCAGCCCTCcacagcccagcccagccgaGCTAGCTCCACGACACACACCGCCCAaccgctcgcccgcccgccagccagccaaacCGTCCACACCTCCCCGAACCTGCgccacgccagccagcctcgcaCAGCGTGGCCCCCCTGTGCTGCCCGCGTGACCGCCTAGCTTGCCATGGTACGTGTTCttgtgcttgctgctgctgcttcacgctgctgctcgtcgctgaCCATGCAGTCGTACGGGTCGGCCAACCAAGGgcccgaccccgagctcTTCTACGTCAAGCAGAACCGCATCGGTGAGTTGGGGGTATGCGCCGGGCCGGTGAATGTGCCGCCGCATGTGCAGCATGCTCAGTGCCCAACACGGCCGCGCTGCGAGATCGcctccctcgcccgccgtcaACGGTCGCTGACTCCCCTCTCCAGGCAAGGGCAGCTTTGGCGAAGTATATCGCGGGTAAGCGATCTCGAATGACTCtgtccagcagcagcgcgcgtgctcacccacccctccagCTATGACCGCCGTACCATGGTCCCCGTGGCCATCAAGATCATCGACCTCGAaagcgccgaggacgagatcgacgacATTCAGCAGGAGATCCAGatcctcggccagctcgactcggactTTATCACGCGGTGAGTACGGCCGTGGTCGGTCGCGCGGctcgcttgccgccgcgagttgcgcgctgcgcgctgggcgctgtGCTCGCACCACACACCCTTCCTTATGCTGACATACGTGCGATCGCGATCACCAGGTACTATGGGTCTTTCCTCAAGGGCTCGCACCTCTGGATCATAATGGAGTACTGCGCCGGTGGCTCATGCTCGGACCTGGtaagccaccaccaccacccagccacGGTGCGAGTGAGCGAGGCTGCGCTGACGCACCGGAACAGATGAAGGCCGGTACCTTTAAGGAGGACTACATTGCTATTCTGCTCCGAGAGCTCCTCCGTGGACTAGACTATCTTCAtggcgagggcaagctgcATCGTGATATCAAGGGTACGTGTTGTTGGGTACGGAGCGGCGTAGCgtgtcggccttgtcgtgTGGGCCCTGCGCAatgtcgttgtcggcgtgATGCCTGTTCTGACACGTCACAGCTGCAAACATCCTCTTGACGTCCAATGGCGACGTCAAGCTCGCAGACTTTGGAGTCTCGGGACAGCTCACGGCCACCATGACAAAGAAGAACACCTTTGTCGGAACGCCCTATTGGATGTCCCCAGAAGTCATCAAGCAGTCCGGCTACGACCACAAGGCCGACATCTGGAGTCTGGGCATTACCGCCATTGAGCTCGCAGAGGGAGAGCCACCATATGCAAGCCTCCACCCAATGAAGGTTTTGTTCCTCATTCCGAAGAACCCCCCGCCAGAGCTCTCGGATCGGTATTCAAAGACATTTCGCGATTTCGTCCAGCTGTGTCTCCAGCGTGACCCCCGCAATGTGAGCCGAGAATCACGGCACAAAAACCATGGACGCTAACGTCTCTCCCAGCGCCCAACAGCAAAGGACCTCCTAAAGCACAAGTTTATTCGCAACGCTCGCAAGGTCTCGTATCTGACGGAACTGATCGAGCGTCATGAAAAGTGGAAGCAGGAGGGTGGCGCAAAGCCTGAAGAGACTCCTCGCGATGTGCCACAAGAGCCTGGCTATGGACCGTCAGAGGACGCCTGGGACTGTAAGTCAAGATTGTCTACACGTTGCTAGACGTCATCGGTTAACAAATCTAGTTGGCACTGTGAGGCATAACCTGCCACCCTCGACCATGTCGCGTGCTTCGAGGCCGCTCCCGACCCCAGGCGGACCTCCCATTCCAGAGGCACCAGCCGCCGCAATAGTGCCGACTCCAGTGGAGCCACTAAGCGGACATCACAGCGGGACCATGTatcgcgctccgcctcgccccccgcccgccgagcaTCTTGCGCAGCAGGTGCTGCATCAGCCCCCTCCCGGCCCGCCAcccgcgcagcagcaaccgcagcagcagcagattCCACCCCAGGTtgtccagcagcagcagcagcaacagcaacagcagtaCATGCCGCCACCATCACATGGCCCTCCGCCACAAGCCCAAGACCATTTGCTagatgaggaagaggacggcATGCTCGAGAACGTCATTGTGCCTGCGATCGCAAGCGTGAGTCATATCCGTTTTAGTGACTTGGCATCGAGCTAACATTGGCGGGGGCGACAGCTCACGGCGCGTGTCCCTAACGACCAAGCTGCGAGGATTGTTCTCGACCGGCTCCGCCAGGCGTTTGAGGCTGCCGAGCGGCAGATTCCCGGCGTCACCTCGGCATTTGTCCTCGAGATTGTTGAGAATGTGGAGCAGGTGGATGAGCATTAGCCTAGTCTTCTTGTAGTGCGAGTGTctggcggccgccgcgactCATTACACCCCTGCGACGCACACCAATGCTACAAGCTCGTACGCACATGTCGCGGTGGTGCCAAGTGACCCCAGGTGACCTCAAGTGGCCGCCCGTGCGGCGACTGACGCATAGTTACCTCTCTCCACGCCCTTGCCGGGAGTCGGACATTACCTCACCAGTGATCCAGCGGACATGGCGACCTGGCCTAGGGTTGTCACTCGCCTAACCATATTTACTCCAACGACGCCACGGGCAGTGAAACACGCTCCGAGTCTTGGATCCGTCGGAAGAAAAGTGGTTGGCTCTGGCCATGCCGTAATTGTGGCACACCAGGGGTGTGCCTGCCGTAAACAACCGCCGCAACCTTGCTCGCCACCCCTACAACCGCAAAACTTGGCCGGCTTGCGACTGGCTGGTTGGCTGGTCTCTTTTGGTGTGGCGTGCATAGGGCTCACCACCCATGGTTCACTCTGAAACCCATTCCGCACTCACAGCCGACTtgcacacgcacacactcTATGCACCCCAACGTGCCACTAAAAGAACCACAGTGCAGAAACAGTGGCCGTGCATTCGCCATACATGATGCGAGCTACTATATAGAACCCCAAATGGAAACGATACATGACGTGGTGGACAAGACGCAAACGAGCCCGGACAAAACGCTGAGGCTCTACAAGTGCGGTCACTGGTAACACGAGGATAGGTCTACTGGGGTATACCAGGGACCCAACCACAATCCCAGTCGTTCGAGGAAGACTCTGGGCATCATAAAAGATGCGAGTCGACAGTGGAGAAAAATATCTCTGCGGTGCAGCCGTGCTTGATTAGAGCTGACTTCGAGTTGCTACGCTGGGTCTCGAGTTAGACTGCCACTCGGTCGTACGAATGAAAAAAATAGTGTTCCAAACCTACATTTATTGTCCATGAATCCTTGGCCTGGGATGATCGGAAcatggtgtgtgtgctgGTGTTGCGGGAGTGGTGCTTGCTGCGGGGGTGCCGCATGGTGTGGGTGATGatgcgggggtggtggggggtggtgaggaggcgCGTGTGGATCATGTGTGACACGAGGAGCAGGCGAGAGCTGCGAATGAGGTTGATGGGGGTGAGGCTGATGCTGCGTGTGCTGCTGGTGTTGTTGGTATGGGCTTGGAGGGGCCAAGTGATGAGTAGATGCCTGAGCGTGATGCGCCTGAGCCTGCGCTTGAGCttgctggccgccgacggtCGAGTACCCGTAGCCAAACATTTCAGACAAAATGTGGTCGAAAGATCCCGATTCTTGTGACTCGGGGTTAGGGTGGTGCGCCATCTGCCCCGGATGAGGTTGAGGCAAACCTTGAGGTGGCTGATAGCTCCCTTGCGGGCGATCTCTGGGACCAGGATGATCGCCACCTTGTTGAATGACATGGCCACCAGGGGCGACgtgtggcggtggcgggtggGGACCTCCCGCCGAGCCAGGTGGAAGGCTGCCGtctggctcgtcgctcgccatcCATCGATCCGAGGTTGGCATGTATGACTGGAAACCAGCCGCAACGCCTCCAACCATGTTTTGAGGGCCCGAGACGCCGATAGCAGTGTGCGGCCTCGACTGTTGCTGAGAGAATTGagctgtcgccgaggctTGGGTCGGTGAGGTGTGTACAAGTCCACCTCCTAGTGGGTCGGATTGGCCGTGTGGCTGGGACGAGTTGGCCTCACGCTCGACAACGGATATCCACTCTGTCAATGCTCGAGCCATCGATCCGACAAGGTTGCTACAGCCGTTGGCGATACTTTCCCCGCCACTGGCTTCGCTGTCGACGCAGAGCAAACCCATGCTCCGCAGAACGGTCGTCACTTGAGAGAGAGTCCGAAGCCATCCGGGCTTGGACACCGATGTCGGTAGACCGTATATTGTTCTCAGATAGGACAGTCTCGATGACTGCccctcgacgagggcctTGCACGACTCGACCACGATAGCCACGACATCGTGAAGCGGTATAATATCGGCCGGGCGCCTGTCGCTCGCCATGACGCTCTGAGAGACATCGATGAAGGACAACAgttgctgctcggcgagctcttGTCTGAGGCCGCTCACTCGACGCAGttcatcggcgccggcggaaCGGGTGGAATACGCAAAGATGATGTCGGCGGGGTCGTTCGAGCGGGACAGCGCATAGTGGACCATCTGGTACGTTCCCAGTCCCTGGGGAAGTCCAGGAATTGCTATCGCCGAGCCGGGGAGGAAGTGAAGGGCAACCAAAGCTTGGAAACCCGTCATATATTCCTTCATAAATTCAAAGCGTCGCCGAATGGTGCGATACGCCGCCCATCCAGACGACAACTCGAGCGGTGGCGAGATAATTGCTAGAAAATAAAATCAGCCTCCTGCCACGAACAGCCACATGTACGCACCAAGGATCTCCTCATAGCGCTTGTCAATTGCTGCCATGCGCCGCGTAAAGTATTCAAACTCGTCGAGAATAGTTTGAACGGCGTTGAAGTTCGGAACGGCCGCTGTCGTTTCCAGAGTGCCACGTAGTCGTCCGATGCCGTCATGCAGCTCTTCAAGTCGGGCCAGCCGGTCGCACACTGCCAATTTTCCTAACAGCTCTGCGGGGTCGTCACTAGTGGCCGCGGACGACCAAAGTCCGTCACTCTCGGGAGCTAcgaagctcgccgacgccgaacgGGCGTCCGTCAAAAGGGCGAGTTTACGCGGACGTTCATCCTCGAGGGACATTTGAGCCGCCCCCGCGCACATGCCAAGCCATAACCAGAAGTCCGGATTGGTCCAACGGTCGATGCCACAGTTGACAAGGCTCTGGAAATTGAGGCTCACAGATATGTTGGTGGCAATGCCCGAGAGGCCGCGGGCGGGAGCCAGGGTGCGTGGGTCTGTCAACTGGAATGGCAGGACAGGCGCAAAGGGAGCATGGAGAGACAGAATCTCGAGTGCCTGGATGGCATGAAACGAGAAAGGTTGCTGAACAAGGATGTGGTGTTGAAGGTGGCCAATGGAGGGACCGAGGGCGACTCGCATGCGTTtggcgtccgcgtcgtcaGGGAGTGATTGCGATGTCACGTAAAGGGCAGATGCAGCCAGGAGGATGACGGACGGATCCACGCTGTTGCGAGACATTGAGAAGAGCTCGTCCAGGGGCTGCAGATGGGGGTGGAAAGTCCGGAGTTGTGCGTACCCTGGGGCCAGCCTGTTTCGCAGGGAATGATCGACAGTCGTGTCGAGGTCCAgatcgtcgacgacgacgatttTCCGTTTGAGACCTTTAAACATCTGACGACTAGCCACACTCAGCATGGCGCTGGTCAGAGACAGCGGGCGCCCATGCAGTCGAACAGTGTGCCGCTGGGAAGCAGGTTTGGTTTCGGATTCCTGTCCAGACGACGATTCCCACAATTGGTTTGAGGGCGGATCAGCGGTGACAGGGAAGGCGGGCGAAAAGTCGACCGAGTGGTTGACAGGATTCGTGCGTGCTTGTGCCTGTAATCGTTCGTCCTGAGCGGGTTGAGAGGAGCCACTGCCACCTTGGCCATTCtgaccgccagcgccgccccgcTGTCTCTTGGTTGATGGCTCGTTGgcgttgtcggcggcctttgtggaggtggaggcgacCGAAGGCCGGCTACCAATGGCGGTTGTGGTGCCACCACCGCGAGCCGAGGTGTCATCACGTTTCTTGCGCTTCTTCATGCGACTGTCGTCAACGACGCAGGGAAGGACGAGCACACGGCATCGGTGGCACGACTTTTCTGGTGCGAGAGGTGTGGACGATGAAGGaacgtcgaggtcgggcaGCTCGCAACGCGTCTTGCGGACCTTACACAGCTCGCATGATCGGCGAGCATGAGTCCGCCTTGCACGGGGCTCACCCGGAACCGACGCCATCGAGGTTGAAACGACGGCGCGGTAATGATGACCAAGCTAGCTGTCTACACCGGTGTCGATGGTTGGggagtggtgtggtgtggtggtggtggtgtgggtggtggtgattgTTGTTGAATCAGATAtgggggggggtggggtgggggtggaaTGAGATACAAGTGTTGGAATTGCCCAGTGAGGGTTATGTGTGTGTCGGATCTTTAGCTAAAGTGTAATTATGGCTCTGGCCGTCCCCTCGGTCTTTGCTACAGagctcgttgtcggcgtcgccgtcgcgaccgttgtcgtcgtcgtcgctgaccgTCCCGGCTGTAACCGCAAGCGTGGGGGGGGAAGTGGGCAGGATGAGCGGACCGATGCGTAGCGTAGCGCGTGCGAGTGAGAAGTAGCAAGAGGAGCAGGCgacttgctgctgctgctgctgctgctgctactgcaaATACGGAGAAAGAAGACGAGGAGAggtggggaggacgagggggggaacacggcggcggcgcggtgcgcgttATTGTGGTGATATTCAACTTGTTGTCGTCATAGCCAGGCCCAACCGTCCGTCTCCCTTTTACGCCTTTAGCCCCTAGACGAGCCCACCTTCTGACACGCCGGGTTCAGCCTGCTACAACCTTACTAGGACAGGAATTCCCGTACCAAGCCGCGCTCTGCCTGCTTCAACCACACTCGGCCTGTATTTTttctcctccccctctctccTTCTCTGGGCCCTGGGATCCAGAGATCCGAACTAGGGTGTGCAGGAGCAAGCGAAGCGAATCCCAAGGCGGCCGGGGGGGTCGGCAATCGAGTAGTGgaggcgcgcacgcgcgacACACGGGCTGGGATTCCCTAACTTTGAGACCCTAATCTGAGCGACAAGGCGTCTTACGGAGGGGGACCGAGGGGGGGACTGacgggggggaggggaggggatgCGAGGAGTGGGTACCAGATGTGATGAtgcgtgccgtgcgtgccgtgcgtATGGGCCGTGCCAAGTTTGACCATGCGGGCGGGCCGATGCAGGGgagggtgggggcgggggagagggggggggggggaggtgTGGGTTGAGGAAGGGGGGCTGGGCTGTCGGAGCAGGCCGTTTGACTGGGATGGTTTTGGTTGAGGCATGCAGGTTTGAGCGGTTTGTGGGATGCAGGTGCCGCTTCAGCTCCAGTGCGTGGCTGgcatggctggctggctggctggtgttGAGCGTGTGTAGGTGTGTCAGGATTtaggctgctgctgccttggAAAGAGATTGCGACGAACCTGACCCGGTTCAGaaggacgcgcgcgaccacgccccccccccccccttgtCTCGCCTGGGCACTGCACACACTGCTTGCTGCACGCACACCGTAATGCTGCATGCACCACTGGCCTCCTCTGGACGCACCAACACCGCAGTGTAACAAAATGGCCCCGCCCTTCCCCCCCGACCGACGTTTGTTCCCTCTGCCCTTGTGCCCTGGCTACCCTGAATTCGCTCATCGACTGGCATCGCGTCGTCATAACCAAGAAAAAAAGCGCTGGATTGCCCAGGGAAGAGAGAGAAAAAAAAAACAGACAGAaagtgctgctgctgcggcccctcccccagccccagcctaGCCCAGGCCAGCCCAGCTTCATCCaccagcctgcctgcctgcttgtAACCGACCGGCACAACACCAAACGCTCTTGATTTTTTGCTCGACAACCACTCCACAACCCCACCTCGCAACAACAAACTCATCCTCCTTGACTGCCACCCACACCGCTTTCCATTTCCTATCCCCATATGCAGCAGTCTcttccctcctctccccctcTCCTTACGAGAGCCGTGACGAGTCCGTGTTTGCAAATGCACTCTTGCCTCtactccccctccccccaaaTGTCTCACCTCGGCCAAACGAACACACAAATGTAACACACACGCAAGCCGACCCGGTTTGATTTCTGCGGGTCAGCCTCTCGCGCCCGTCATCTCGGCGTTCACTTGTCGATGGATCCTTGGAGCTTCTGCTGGAATTCGGAGAGAAGATCCGGAAGCAACTCCGCGCAGATGCCGAGCACCGACGGGATGCGAGCCATCCAAAGATATCTCCCCTGCATTGTAGGTATCCTGTTATTTTGAACAGGCcagagtggtggtggctccTGCAACACGGGGAAGCGTTGCCTGGAATCTGGTGGTAGGTGGTGCGTAGAGcacgggggcggggggtgggcAGGCGGACCGCCGGGCCCCTTGATGGCAATCGTCGTTTCCAAACGAACTCGGTCCCCAACTCGCGACCCTTAGGGCAAGGCACAAGTGGGTACGGAACCGCGCCAAGGTTGATTGCCCGTTGGTGAtgctcgtgctgctggaGCCGTAGTAGCCGCAGGAGCCGCAATAGACGCAAGAGAGCCGCAGGAGCCGCACCTTGTTTTTTTTTGTGTTTCTTGCTGGTCCTCGCCTATGTAGCCTTGGCTGTtgcgcgtgcgtgccgtgccaTGCGCCAtagcgcggcgtcgccccGTCGTGCCCAGGTCCCAAGTGTTGGTATGTGGGAACGACTACCGCACTGTAACGGAATCCAACGGAGGGCGGAGGCATTCACATGTTCCGGGAACAGGCCATGGCAGCCACACTTACGGCACAACTCAGACATGACCACCTCGACTGGTATCCGCCTAATAACGTCAAtctcgtccgccgcggcggcggggggcggcaggcggcggcaggcggcacggcacggaCGCGggccctcgcgcacgcggTAGTCGGCGGTAACATACAATGTGGTGGCGCTACAGGGGAAAAAGGCAGGCTCAGGCTCCCAACGAGCCAACAAACTATTGGGCCAGCTGACAACCTTCGCAACGAGTCCAGAAGTTCAGGCTACAAGGTCATGTCGTCGCTACCACATAAACTCTCCGTTCCAATGACGCACACCAATCCAGAGGACTAACCACTGAGGGCACGCGCGACACACGCGCGACATCCCTCCCCTACAAGCCACACTGCCTACACTCGAGCATCCGTCTGCATCCTCAGGGGAGGTGAGTATGTAGCTGTCTTGAACGGTGACAACTCGGTTTTTTTGTTGCTCTTGTTTTCCGCGCTCTCTTGTGAGCGCTCAAACTCCCCTGTATGTACCCGCTGCCCCCAACTCCTCCCTCCCTATCTCGCAGCAACAGCGGAAGACAGTCTCGGAGAAGTGCGGTAAGCCCGAGATCGACCTTGGTACAGCAAAAGTGATCCACATGTTTGGGCCGCGCCACACTGGCCCCGCGTTGACAAGCGGACTACGTTTGCTTGGTTCCACCCACTGCCGTTTCGGGGCTAGCAAGGTgaccgcgctgctgctcggctcCTGAAGTGCTTGCCACTGATACATTCCTCGTACGTGGGTGTGGGTTCCATGTGTGTGTACGTGCGTGTGAGCGAGTGCCACTGTGGCTAAAACACGCCGCTCCCTCCCGCCTGAGACAGTCAATCCTTTCACGTGCAGCGCCAATCTGTCTTCATCAACAAGCATCGTCAGCGGCCCCAGGAGAACACGAGAACAGGCACCGGCTAGGGATAGGGGATCTGCACCACAAGTACCCAGGGGCAAGGGTTAAGGATACAACTGCGGGGAATTATGTAGTTAAGGTCCGGACCAACAAGCAAGTCAGGTGTTTGACGGTTATGGGTGCGGTGGGTGCAGGCATTGggtgcggcgccgtggtcggTTTGTGGATTGTGGTAATAGTGGAGGAGTGGAGCGGCggagcgaggagcgagtGTGAGTCTGTGGGTTTCCAGACTAACCAGGTCCATGACCCGCTGGAGCCGATTGCGGAGTGACCAAGCGTCCTGGCCTTCTGCCTTGGCCCTCAGGATGGGAACCTGACTAGACCTGACCTGACCTGACCCCAATGACTAGTTTTGCAGGCTCCGTAGCTCTTGGACAGGCTGCACCCCCGGCAGGCCCAGGGCCAGTGTCGCGACAACGGGTCTTGGGTGGGGGCAAAGTAGCAAAAAAGTCTACTTTGCAGTCAAGATCCGTTTCTCTGAACGCCGAGGACGTAAAGGGGTGGCTCGAGTAAGTGATCATCCCACCCAGGTTTGTCACTCGCGTGGATGCACTGACCCCAGTTATGGGTCCAGAATTGCTTCcgtcccacccacccactagccgctcggcgccgagcccacTCTTCCGCATGCCTCATCTCTGCAAGTCGTCTCCTCCCCTGGAAAGATTAAACAAAAGTGTCATTTCgatctctctctctccttGCCTCGCGCGCTCCTTCCAACCGCTATAACTCCTTAGCATGCGCCAAGCCTACGGTAACAACTACGAAAGAGAGCGAAACGAAGGGGGTGGCGCAAGAGGCGGTTATCAAAACCCTCACCCGTCCCACTCCATGCCTCCCTTCCCGGGACGCTTTCCTGGACAACAAGGTCActacaacaacaacggcggTGCTCGGAGTTCGGGGTCCTCGGCAGTCATTAATTTCGAAGAGTAGGTCGtcttgtgctgctgctgatgctggtGGTTGATTAATTGTCGCCACCCGGCCCAACGCCGAACTGGACGACGTTGACCATTCCTCTAGGCGCAGGGTGTTGCGGGAGCGCAGCGATCTGTCCATTtggccaccgtcgccgaAACGCCCCTACGCCGAAGATCTGTGAGTACCGCGACGCGTGTCGCTTGCGAGCGAGCCCGTCCGctccatgccgccgccgctgactTGGCGTGTGTCACCAGTGCCGAACAGGAACGTGACCGATCTCGATCGCGCAAGTCCAagtcgtcgcgccgacgcaaGTCACGCAAGTACTCGTCGGATTCTGAGACGGACAGCGAGGAAGAGTATGAGCGGGAgcggaggcgacggcgccgtcgcgagcgtgagcgcgagcgggaaCGCCAGCGGGACAAGGACCGTGGTGCGAGGAGCACCTCGTTAGCCGATGGCGAAGATCTCCGAGGGGCGTCTCGACCACGCGGTGCTCGCGACACggacggtggcggcggcggcggctgggttGAAAAGGAGAACCGGGCAGAGCAGCGCGCGGAGCccgcggctgcgcgcggaCATTCGCCGGCCGAGGAAGCGGACGATGGGGACGAGGTTGGACCGCAGCCGCCGTCCGAGCTCAAGATCAAGGACAAGTTCAACCGCGAGGCGTGAGTGTTGACGTGGCGGGTTATGATTGAGCGAGACGTGCTGACGGCTTCCTCAGCTACCGTGGTCTGCTGCCAGGAGAAGGCGCTGGCATGCAGCAGTTTGTCGAGCGTGGCGAACGCATCCCGCGCCGTGGCGAGATTGGCCTCGACTCGGAGCGTATCGCGCAGTTCGAGGAGTCGGGCTATGTCATGTCCGGTAACCGCCACCAGAGGATGAACGCTGTCCGTCTGCGCAAGGAGGGACAGGTCAtcaacgccgaggagaagcgcgcgctgctcatcatgcagcgcgaggagaagcaGCGCAAGGAGGGCGCCATTGTGACGCAGTTCAAGGAGATGATGGACGAGCGtctcaagctcgaggagcgccgccagcgcgagcgcgacgaggcgagggagTAGAGTAGGTAGAATTGTTGTACATTGTATCATGGCATTGGTTG encodes the following:
- the svkA_2 gene encoding Serine/threonine-protein kinase svkA, with amino-acid sequence MSYGSANQGPDPELFYVKQNRIGKGSFGEVYRGYDRRTMVPVAIKIIDLESAEDEIDDIQQEIQILGQLDSDFITRYYGSFLKGSHLWIIMEYCAGGSCSDLMKAGTFKEDYIAILLRELLRGLDYLHGEGKLHRDIKAANILLTSNGDVKLADFGVSGQLTATMTKKNTFVGTPYWMSPEVIKQSGYDHKADIWSLGITAIELAEGEPPYASLHPMKVLFLIPKNPPPELSDRYSKTFRDFVQLCLQRDPRNRPTAKDLLKHKFIRNARKVSYLTELIERHEKWKQEGGAKPEETPRDVPQEPGYGPSEDAWDFGTVRHNLPPSTMSRASRPLPTPGGPPIPEAPAAAIVPTPVEPLSGHHSGTMYRAPPRPPPAEHLAQQVLHQPPPGPPPAQQQPQQQQIPPQVVQQQQQQQQQQYMPPPSHGPPPQAQDHLLDEEEDGMLENVIVPAIASLTARVPNDQAARIVLDRLRQAFEAAERQIPGVTSAFVLEIVENVEQVDEH
- the NKAPL gene encoding NKAP-like protein yields the protein MRQAYGNNYERERNEGGGARGGYQNPHPSHSMPPFPGRFPGQQGHYNNNGGARSSGSSAVINFEERRVLRERSDLSIWPPSPKRPYAEDLAEQERDRSRSRKSKSSRRRKSRKYSSDSETDSEEEYERERRRRRRRERERERERQRDKDRGARSTSLADGEDLRGASRPRGARDTDGGGGGGWVEKENRAEQRAEPAAARGHSPAEEADDGDEVGPQPPSELKIKDKFNREAYRGLLPGEGAGMQQFVERGERIPRRGEIGLDSERIAQFEESGYVMSGNRHQRMNAVRLRKEGQVINAEEKRALLIMQREEKQRKEGAIVTQFKEMMDERLKLEERRQRERDEARE